In Desulfobotulus mexicanus, one DNA window encodes the following:
- a CDS encoding Wadjet anti-phage system protein JetD domain-containing protein: MENILHEAVWEVIRCSKRKKIETVLLLETIRRKAPSSIGDFELPKRLFDILKTLEKEKLLQIPKTKSDYKTGLPPYVTALRPEEDAVLIQKKTELYNLRHQTAWEPTYMASFACHLKTEKELKQAIRVNDYLLNRKPDTKKIPHRERALQIFESEKALDGYTRKGLFGGRITLEILDCFYCPEPLPFQIPSPDKALLSGKPLLVVENANTYWSCCQANGDMCIYAAVVYGKGFTVSANAGEYANDGLEQIRADLEAMEILYFGDLDPTGIAIPTRINAMRKEKGLLPLRPALSLYKALLEKNLPTPYDRSQTKDHDPMAAKQWLGDELAEIYLEKAESLRWPQEGLTSDDIRRVSAQKEI, from the coding sequence ATGGAAAACATCCTGCATGAAGCTGTTTGGGAAGTGATACGATGCAGCAAACGCAAAAAGATTGAAACGGTCCTTCTGCTTGAAACCATCAGAAGAAAAGCCCCTTCATCCATAGGGGATTTCGAACTCCCAAAACGCCTTTTTGATATCCTGAAAACCCTTGAAAAAGAAAAACTGCTGCAAATTCCCAAAACTAAATCTGATTACAAAACCGGCCTTCCCCCTTATGTCACCGCATTACGGCCGGAAGAAGATGCCGTCCTAATTCAAAAAAAGACAGAACTTTACAATTTACGCCACCAGACCGCCTGGGAACCCACATACATGGCATCCTTTGCCTGTCATCTGAAAACAGAAAAAGAACTGAAACAGGCCATCAGGGTCAACGATTATCTGCTGAACCGCAAACCCGATACAAAGAAAATTCCCCACAGGGAAAGGGCCTTACAGATCTTTGAAAGTGAAAAGGCCCTGGATGGCTATACCCGCAAGGGACTTTTTGGTGGCAGAATCACCCTTGAAATTCTGGACTGCTTTTACTGCCCGGAACCCCTTCCCTTCCAAATCCCCTCGCCGGATAAGGCCCTTCTTTCAGGCAAACCACTTCTGGTTGTGGAAAACGCCAACACCTACTGGAGCTGCTGCCAGGCCAATGGGGATATGTGCATTTATGCAGCAGTGGTATATGGCAAGGGTTTCACGGTATCGGCCAATGCAGGGGAATATGCCAATGACGGGCTGGAACAGATCAGAGCAGATCTTGAAGCCATGGAAATCCTCTATTTTGGAGACCTTGATCCCACAGGCATTGCCATTCCCACCCGCATCAATGCCATGAGGAAAGAAAAGGGCCTTCTTCCACTTCGACCAGCCCTTTCCCTTTATAAGGCCCTCCTTGAAAAAAACCTACCTACGCCCTATGACAGATCCCAGACCAAGGATCACGATCCCATGGCTGCCAAGCAATGGCTGGGGGATGAACTGGCAGAAATTTATCTTGAAAAGGCAGAAAGTCTTCGCT